In one window of Acanthopagrus latus isolate v.2019 chromosome 15, fAcaLat1.1, whole genome shotgun sequence DNA:
- the map3k4 gene encoding mitogen-activated protein kinase kinase kinase 4 isoform X4 gives MEPPDRNKPSRRAKRAEDASQQNSEVGESWDSPSEEEEAVYGTSPPYNPRQMKRMSGKHQRNSQARSAGRSPNKADLSPSGLRESPRPAETPEEHSYKQGKKQRAALRSTERDQKKTFDNFMLDPLSKSSPFGALNMDPRKHYLSLGCSTCKLPVTMPHMARTHRQTSRTDCPADRLKFFETLRLLLKLTSMSSKRKEKEQRGLENMAFMGHNNEVIWLELQAWHAKRSTGDQDLFLFTARQAIPDIINEVLHFKVNYASLRGAQCSQAIEGDYHSVPDLICGEDRESAVAETNHCGVDPWGFSASPSSAMNAAEPLGSGADCREHLQRQRLAFEQVKRVMELLESVEALYPSLQALQKDYEKYAARDFQGRVQALCLWLNITQDLNQKLRVMATVLGLHDLSRIGWPVFEIPSPRCSRGNEEEENEEDEENDSTATFTADSEGEERDAEEEECGLGHVAEEELSPSLTPKFARMFSEDEFLPTANAVSTEVIAGGGVFCPTAIYRPFVDKALKQMGLRKLILRLHKLMDRSLQRSRAALLRHTPALEFADFPDPMLYSDYLPELSRHESCSGPAHPELEADQVSWEDLLDMDLPSFRPAFLVLCRVLLNVIHECLKLRLEQRPAGEPSLLSIKQLVRECKEVLKGGLLMKQYYQFMLRGVVTDDQGLQTNANIDEFEEDLHKMLVVYFDYMHSWIQMLQQLPQASHSLKNLLEEEWNFTKVITPYIRGGEAQSGKLFCDIAGMLLKSTGEFLDAGLQKSGNEFWESADDSTASDEIRRSVIETSRSLKELFHEARERASKALGFAKMLRKDLEVAADFSITNGVTCLLEALKKRNHVKVQIPGLEELQVFVPCGLMDQRPLILQLLNAAAGKDCSKEPDEIAEDEAYLLMSKHGAGDSATDSDWAQWDGQLLKLVPQMEAVDTLRAMKVENMLLVVMQSAHLVAQRKAFQQSMEDVLTLSREQTSSQPLIASALEELKDEALQLCIKISTAIDRVEYMFTTEFEAEVEESESATLHQYYREAMIQGYNFAFEYHKEVVRLMSGEFRQRIGERYIAFARKWMTYVLTKCESGRGTKPRWATQGFDFLQAIEPAFISALPEDDFLNLQALMNECIGHVIGKPHSPVTGLYIAPRNSPRPVKVPRCHSDPPNPNLFIPNAEGFRGSSFHENDRLSSVAAELHFKSLSRHSSPTEDREEPSYPKGDPNSAARRSWELRTFISQSKDTAARQSPMEAVRRSIRKFEDKRYAVMKQRNIIGQVCHTPKSYDNVMHVGLRKVTFKWQRGNKIGEGQYGKVYTCINVDTGELMAMKEIRFQPNDHKTIKETADELKIFEGIKHPNLVRYFGVELHREEMYIFMEYCDEGTLEEVSRLGLQEHVIRLYSKQITTAINVLHEHGIVHRDIKGANIFLTSSGLIKLGDFGCSVKLRNNTHTMPGEVNSTLGTAAYMAPEVITRAKGEGHGRAADIWSLGCVLIEMVTGKRPWHEYEHNFQIMYKVGMGHKPPIPEKLSTEGKDFLGHCLESEPKRRWTASMLLDHPFVKVCTDEE, from the exons GCGGGCCAAGCGGGCGGAAGATGCATCCCAGCAGAACTCCGAGGTGGGTGAATCCTGGGACTCTCccagtgaggaagaggaagctgtgtATGGCACATCACCTCCTTATAACCCCCGTCAGATGAAACGCATGTCTGGCAAGCATCAGAGGAACAGCCAGGCAAGGAGTGCTGGTCGGTCTCCCAACAAGG CAGACCTTAGCCCATCTGGCCTGAGAGAGAGTCCCCGGCCAGCGGAGACTCCTGAGGAGCACAGCTATAAGCAGGGCAAGAAGCAGAGGGCTGCGCTGCGCTCCACGGAGAGAGACCAAAAGAAGACCTTCGATAACTTCATGCTGGATCCACTCTCCAAGTCGAGCCCTTTTGGTGCCCTCAACATGGATCCCAGGAAACATTACCTGAGCTTGGGCTGCAGCACTTGCAAGCTTCCTGTGACTATGCCCCATATGGCCCGGACCCACCGCCAGACCTCCAGGACAGACTGTCCTGCTGACCGCCTCAAGTTTTTTGAAACTTTGCGGCTGCTGCTCAAGCTCACGTCTATGTCCTccaagaggaaggagaaggagcagagggGCCTGGAGAACATGGCCTTCATGGGTCACAACAACGAGGTCATCTGGTTGGAGCTGCAGGCTTGGCATGCAAAACGCTCCACAGGTGACCAggacctttttcttttcaccgcCCGCCAGGCCATCCCTGATATCATCAATGAGGTGCTGCACTTTAAGGTAAACTATGCCAGCCTGAGAGGGGCCCAGTGTTCTCAAGCAATTGAAGGGGACTATCATAGTGTCCCAGATCTAATCTGTGGAGAGGACAGGGAGTCTGCTGTAGCAGAGACCAACCACTGTGGAGTAGATCCCTGGGGGTTTAGTGCCTCGCCCTCATCAGCAATGAATGCAGCAGAGCCTCTGGGCTCTGGCGCTGACTGCAGGGAGCACCTTCAGCGTCAGCGGCTGGCATTTGAACAGGTCAAGCGTGTTATGGAGTTACTAGAGTCGGTAGAAGCTTTGTACCCCTCTTTGCAGGCCCTGCAGAAGGATTATGAAAAGTATGCAGCACGAGACTTCCAGGGCAGGGTGCAGGCGCTCTGTCTGTGGCTCAATATCACCCAGGACCTCAACCAGAAGCTGCGTGTCATGGCCACTGTGCTGGGCCTCCATGATCTGTCCCGTATCGGGTGGCCTGTCTTTGAGATCCCTTCACCTCGCTGCTCCCGTGgtaatgaagaagaggagaatgaggaagatgaggagaatgACTCGACAGCAACTTTTACAGCTGAcagtgaaggagaggaaagggatgctgaggaggaggagtgcggATTAGGACATGTAGCAGAGGAAGAGTTGTCTCCCTCCCTGACTCCTAAGTTTGCTCGAATGTTTTCAGAAGATGAGTTTCTCCCAACTGCTAATGCAGTAAGTACAGAAGTGATTGCAGGAGGGGGAGTATTCTGCCCCACAGCCATCTACAGACCGTTTGTGGATAAAGCTCTGAAACAGATGGGACTACGTAAACTGATCCTCAGACTGCACAAACTGATGGACCGCTCATTACAGAGGTCCAGAGCAGCACTGCTCCGACACACCCCTGCACTAGAG TTTGCAGACTTCCCAGACCCCATGCTTTACAGTGATTACCTGCCAGAGCTGTCACGCCATGAGTCCTGCAGTGGTCCGGCCCATCCGGAACTCGAGGCAGACCAGGTTTCCTGGGAGGATTTGCTGGACATGGACCTCCCATCCTTCCGGCCGGCGTTCCTCGTGCTCTGCAGAGTCCTTCTCAATGTCATTCACGAATGCCTTAAACTGCGACTTGAACAGAGGCCTGCTGGAGAGCCTTCACTGCTCAGCATCAAACAG TTGGTGCGTGAGTGTAAAGAGGTTCTTAAAGGTGGTCTCCTGATGAAGCAGTATTATCAGTTCATGCTGCGAGGTGTAGTGACTGATGATCAGGGCTTGCAGACAAATGCCAATATTGACGAGTTTGAAGAGGACCTTCACAAGATGCTGGTG GTCTACTTTGACTACATGCACAGTTGGATCCAGATGTTGCAGCAGCTGCCTCAGGCCTCGCACAGCTTAAAGAACCTATTAGAGGAGGAGTGGAACTTCACCAAGGTCATCACTCCTTACATCCGAGGAGGGGAGGCCCAGTCTGGGAAGCTTTTCTG TGACATTGCTGGGATGCTGCTTAAATCCACTGGAGAGTTCCTCGATGCCGGCCTGCAGAAGAGTGGTAATGAATTCTGGGAAAGTGCAGATGACAGCACCGCCTCAGATGAGATCAG GCGGTCGGTTATCGAGACCAGTCGGTCACTTAAAGAGCTGTTCCACGAGGCCAGGGAGCGAGCGTCCAAGGCTCTGGGCTTTGCCAAGATGCTTCGCAAG GACTTAGAGGTTGCTGCCGATTTCAGTATCACTAATGGGGTGACATGTCTCCTGGAGGCACTGAAGAAGAGAAACCATGTCAAG GTTCAAATTCCAGGTTTGGAGGAGCTGCAAGTGTTTGTCCCCTGTGGGTTGATGGATCAGCGGCCTCTCATTCTGCAGCTTCTCAATGCTGCCGCAGGCAAAGACTGCTCCAAAGAGCCTGATGAAATTGCAGAGGATGAAGCCTACTTGCTCATGAGTAAACACGGAGCTGGGGACTCTGCCACTGACTCTGACTGGGCTCAGTGGGACGGACAGCTCCTCAAACTGGTCCCCCAGATGGAAGCTGTTGACACTTTAAGGGCCATGAAG gTGGAGAACATGCTCTTGGTCGTGATGCAGTCGGCTCATCTGGTTGCTCAGCGAAAGGCCTTTCAGCAGTCCATGGAGGACGTGCTCACTCTCAGCCGGGAACAAACATCTAGTCAGCCTCTCATCGCGAGTGCTCTGGAGGAGCTCAAG GATGAGGCACTGCAGCTATGCATTAAGATCAGCACTGCCATTGACCGAGTCGAGTACATGTTCACCACAGAGTTTGAGGCAGAGGTAGAGGAGTCCGAGTCGGCCACTCTGCATCAGTACTACAGGGAGGCGATGATACAAGGCTACAATTTTGCCTTTGAG tACCACAAGGAGGTGGTGCGCCTGATGTCTGGGGAGTTCAGGCAGAGGATCGGGGAGCGCTACATAGCTTTTGCCCGCAAATGGATGACCTATGTCCTGACGAAATGTGAGAGTGGCAGGGGCACCAAACCAAG GTGGGCGACTCAGGGTTTTGATTTTCTTCAGGCCATTGAACCTGCCTTCATATCAGCGCTGCCAGAGGATGACTTCCTG AATTTACAAGCtttgatgaatgaatgtattGGACATGTGATTGGAAAACCTCACAGCCCAGTCACCGGCCTGTACATTG caccCAGAAATAGTCCTCGTCCTGTAAAGGTCCCTCGTTGCCATAGTGACCCACCAAACCCCAACCTGTTCATCCCTAATGCTGAAGGGTTCAG GGGATCCAGTTTCCACGAGAATGACCGCCTGTCGTCAGTTGCAGCAGAGTTGCATTTCAAATCTCTGAGTCGCCACTCCAGCCCCACGGAGGACAGAGAAG AGCCCTCCTATCCTAAGGGAGACCCTAACAGCGCTGCACGGCGAAGCTGGGAGCTCCGCACTTTTATAAGCCAGTCCAAGG aCACAGCAGCCAGGCAAAGCCCCATGGAGGCCGTGCGTCGCTCCATTCGCAAGTTTGAGGACAAGCGCTACGCCGTGATGAAGCAGCGCAACATCATCGGCCAAGTGTGCCACACACCCAAGTCTTATGACAACGTCATGCATGTTGGGCTCAGGAAAGTGACCTTCAAATGGCAGAGGGGCAACAAGATAG GTGAGGGCCAGTATGGGAAGGTGTACACCTGCATCAATGTCGACACTGGAGAGCTAATGGCCATGAAGGAG ATCCGATTCCAGCCAAATGATCATAAAACAATCAAGGAGACTGCAGATGAGCTGAAAATATTTGAAGGCATTAAACACCCGAACTTGGTGCGATACTTTGGAGTAGAGCTCCATCGG GAGGAGATGTACATCTTCATGGAGTACTGTGATGAGGGCACTCTGGAGGAGGTGTCCAGACTGGGGCTGCAGGAACATGTCATCAGGCTCTACAGTAAACAGATCACTACAGCCATCAACGTCCTCCACGAACACGGCATCGTCCACCGGGATATCAAGG GAGCCAACATCTTTTTGACATCATCAGGCCTGATCAAGCTGGGTGACTTTGGTTGCTCAGTCAAGTTGAGGAACAACACTCACACAATGCCAGGGGAGGTGAACAGCACACTGGGAACAGCAG cATACATGGCACCTGAGGTCATCACCCGAGCAAAGGGTGAAGGTCATGGACGAGCAGCGGACATCTGGAGTCTGGGCTGTGTTCTCATTGAGATGGTGACTGGAAAG AGGCCCTGGCACGAGTATGAGCACAACTTCCAGATCATGTACAAAGTGGGAATGGGCCATAAACCCCCCATCCCGGAGAAGCTGAGCACAGAGGGGAAGGACTTCCTCGGCCACTGTCTGGAGAGCGAACCCAAGCGCCGCTGGACAGCTAGCATGCTGCTAGACCACCCGTTTGTCAAG GTTTGTACGGATGAAGAGTGA
- the map3k4 gene encoding mitogen-activated protein kinase kinase kinase 4 isoform X1, producing the protein MEPPDRNKPSRRAKRAEDASQQNSEVGESWDSPSEEEEAVYGTSPPYNPRQMKRMSGKHQRNSQARSAGRSPNKADLSPSGLRESPRPAETPEEHSYKQGKKQRAALRSTERDQKKTFDNFMLDPLSKSSPFGALNMDPRKHYLSLGCSTCKLPVTMPHMARTHRQTSRTDCPADRLKFFETLRLLLKLTSMSSKRKEKEQRGLENMAFMGHNNEVIWLELQAWHAKRSTGDQDLFLFTARQAIPDIINEVLHFKVNYASLRGAQCSQAIEGDYHSVPDLICGEDRESAVAETNHCGVDPWGFSASPSSAMNAAEPLGSGADCREHLQRQRLAFEQVKRVMELLESVEALYPSLQALQKDYEKYAARDFQGRVQALCLWLNITQDLNQKLRVMATVLGLHDLSRIGWPVFEIPSPRCSRGNEEEENEEDEENDSTATFTADSEGEERDAEEEECGLGHVAEEELSPSLTPKFARMFSEDEFLPTANAVSTEVIAGGGVFCPTAIYRPFVDKALKQMGLRKLILRLHKLMDRSLQRSRAALLRHTPALEFADFPDPMLYSDYLPELSRHESCSGPAHPELEADQVSWEDLLDMDLPSFRPAFLVLCRVLLNVIHECLKLRLEQRPAGEPSLLSIKQLVRECKEVLKGGLLMKQYYQFMLRGVVTDDQGLQTNANIDEFEEDLHKMLVVYFDYMHSWIQMLQQLPQASHSLKNLLEEEWNFTKVITPYIRGGEAQSGKLFCDIAGMLLKSTGEFLDAGLQKSGNEFWESADDSTASDEIRRSVIETSRSLKELFHEARERASKALGFAKMLRKDLEVAADFSITNGVTCLLEALKKRNHVKVQIPGLEELQVFVPCGLMDQRPLILQLLNAAAGKDCSKEPDEIAEDEAYLLMSKHGAGDSATDSDWAQWDGQLLKLVPQMEAVDTLRAMKVENMLLVVMQSAHLVAQRKAFQQSMEDVLTLSREQTSSQPLIASALEELKDEALQLCIKISTAIDRVEYMFTTEFEAEVEESESATLHQYYREAMIQGYNFAFEYHKEVVRLMSGEFRQRIGERYIAFARKWMTYVLTKCESGRGTKPRWATQGFDFLQAIEPAFISALPEDDFLNLQALMNECIGHVIGKPHSPVTGLYIAPRNSPRPVKVPRCHSDPPNPNLFIPNAEGFSSRSLPCDLRNQLFPNGPRPVPQGPGEHSHTKAPSSSPSDVRGSSFHENDRLSSVAAELHFKSLSRHSSPTEDREEPSYPKGDPNSAARRSWELRTFISQSKDTAARQSPMEAVRRSIRKFEDKRYAVMKQRNIIGQVCHTPKSYDNVMHVGLRKVTFKWQRGNKIGEGQYGKVYTCINVDTGELMAMKEIRFQPNDHKTIKETADELKIFEGIKHPNLVRYFGVELHREEMYIFMEYCDEGTLEEVSRLGLQEHVIRLYSKQITTAINVLHEHGIVHRDIKGANIFLTSSGLIKLGDFGCSVKLRNNTHTMPGEVNSTLGTAAYMAPEVITRAKGEGHGRAADIWSLGCVLIEMVTGKRPWHEYEHNFQIMYKVGMGHKPPIPEKLSTEGKDFLGHCLESEPKRRWTASMLLDHPFVKVCTDEE; encoded by the exons GCGGGCCAAGCGGGCGGAAGATGCATCCCAGCAGAACTCCGAGGTGGGTGAATCCTGGGACTCTCccagtgaggaagaggaagctgtgtATGGCACATCACCTCCTTATAACCCCCGTCAGATGAAACGCATGTCTGGCAAGCATCAGAGGAACAGCCAGGCAAGGAGTGCTGGTCGGTCTCCCAACAAGG CAGACCTTAGCCCATCTGGCCTGAGAGAGAGTCCCCGGCCAGCGGAGACTCCTGAGGAGCACAGCTATAAGCAGGGCAAGAAGCAGAGGGCTGCGCTGCGCTCCACGGAGAGAGACCAAAAGAAGACCTTCGATAACTTCATGCTGGATCCACTCTCCAAGTCGAGCCCTTTTGGTGCCCTCAACATGGATCCCAGGAAACATTACCTGAGCTTGGGCTGCAGCACTTGCAAGCTTCCTGTGACTATGCCCCATATGGCCCGGACCCACCGCCAGACCTCCAGGACAGACTGTCCTGCTGACCGCCTCAAGTTTTTTGAAACTTTGCGGCTGCTGCTCAAGCTCACGTCTATGTCCTccaagaggaaggagaaggagcagagggGCCTGGAGAACATGGCCTTCATGGGTCACAACAACGAGGTCATCTGGTTGGAGCTGCAGGCTTGGCATGCAAAACGCTCCACAGGTGACCAggacctttttcttttcaccgcCCGCCAGGCCATCCCTGATATCATCAATGAGGTGCTGCACTTTAAGGTAAACTATGCCAGCCTGAGAGGGGCCCAGTGTTCTCAAGCAATTGAAGGGGACTATCATAGTGTCCCAGATCTAATCTGTGGAGAGGACAGGGAGTCTGCTGTAGCAGAGACCAACCACTGTGGAGTAGATCCCTGGGGGTTTAGTGCCTCGCCCTCATCAGCAATGAATGCAGCAGAGCCTCTGGGCTCTGGCGCTGACTGCAGGGAGCACCTTCAGCGTCAGCGGCTGGCATTTGAACAGGTCAAGCGTGTTATGGAGTTACTAGAGTCGGTAGAAGCTTTGTACCCCTCTTTGCAGGCCCTGCAGAAGGATTATGAAAAGTATGCAGCACGAGACTTCCAGGGCAGGGTGCAGGCGCTCTGTCTGTGGCTCAATATCACCCAGGACCTCAACCAGAAGCTGCGTGTCATGGCCACTGTGCTGGGCCTCCATGATCTGTCCCGTATCGGGTGGCCTGTCTTTGAGATCCCTTCACCTCGCTGCTCCCGTGgtaatgaagaagaggagaatgaggaagatgaggagaatgACTCGACAGCAACTTTTACAGCTGAcagtgaaggagaggaaagggatgctgaggaggaggagtgcggATTAGGACATGTAGCAGAGGAAGAGTTGTCTCCCTCCCTGACTCCTAAGTTTGCTCGAATGTTTTCAGAAGATGAGTTTCTCCCAACTGCTAATGCAGTAAGTACAGAAGTGATTGCAGGAGGGGGAGTATTCTGCCCCACAGCCATCTACAGACCGTTTGTGGATAAAGCTCTGAAACAGATGGGACTACGTAAACTGATCCTCAGACTGCACAAACTGATGGACCGCTCATTACAGAGGTCCAGAGCAGCACTGCTCCGACACACCCCTGCACTAGAG TTTGCAGACTTCCCAGACCCCATGCTTTACAGTGATTACCTGCCAGAGCTGTCACGCCATGAGTCCTGCAGTGGTCCGGCCCATCCGGAACTCGAGGCAGACCAGGTTTCCTGGGAGGATTTGCTGGACATGGACCTCCCATCCTTCCGGCCGGCGTTCCTCGTGCTCTGCAGAGTCCTTCTCAATGTCATTCACGAATGCCTTAAACTGCGACTTGAACAGAGGCCTGCTGGAGAGCCTTCACTGCTCAGCATCAAACAG TTGGTGCGTGAGTGTAAAGAGGTTCTTAAAGGTGGTCTCCTGATGAAGCAGTATTATCAGTTCATGCTGCGAGGTGTAGTGACTGATGATCAGGGCTTGCAGACAAATGCCAATATTGACGAGTTTGAAGAGGACCTTCACAAGATGCTGGTG GTCTACTTTGACTACATGCACAGTTGGATCCAGATGTTGCAGCAGCTGCCTCAGGCCTCGCACAGCTTAAAGAACCTATTAGAGGAGGAGTGGAACTTCACCAAGGTCATCACTCCTTACATCCGAGGAGGGGAGGCCCAGTCTGGGAAGCTTTTCTG TGACATTGCTGGGATGCTGCTTAAATCCACTGGAGAGTTCCTCGATGCCGGCCTGCAGAAGAGTGGTAATGAATTCTGGGAAAGTGCAGATGACAGCACCGCCTCAGATGAGATCAG GCGGTCGGTTATCGAGACCAGTCGGTCACTTAAAGAGCTGTTCCACGAGGCCAGGGAGCGAGCGTCCAAGGCTCTGGGCTTTGCCAAGATGCTTCGCAAG GACTTAGAGGTTGCTGCCGATTTCAGTATCACTAATGGGGTGACATGTCTCCTGGAGGCACTGAAGAAGAGAAACCATGTCAAG GTTCAAATTCCAGGTTTGGAGGAGCTGCAAGTGTTTGTCCCCTGTGGGTTGATGGATCAGCGGCCTCTCATTCTGCAGCTTCTCAATGCTGCCGCAGGCAAAGACTGCTCCAAAGAGCCTGATGAAATTGCAGAGGATGAAGCCTACTTGCTCATGAGTAAACACGGAGCTGGGGACTCTGCCACTGACTCTGACTGGGCTCAGTGGGACGGACAGCTCCTCAAACTGGTCCCCCAGATGGAAGCTGTTGACACTTTAAGGGCCATGAAG gTGGAGAACATGCTCTTGGTCGTGATGCAGTCGGCTCATCTGGTTGCTCAGCGAAAGGCCTTTCAGCAGTCCATGGAGGACGTGCTCACTCTCAGCCGGGAACAAACATCTAGTCAGCCTCTCATCGCGAGTGCTCTGGAGGAGCTCAAG GATGAGGCACTGCAGCTATGCATTAAGATCAGCACTGCCATTGACCGAGTCGAGTACATGTTCACCACAGAGTTTGAGGCAGAGGTAGAGGAGTCCGAGTCGGCCACTCTGCATCAGTACTACAGGGAGGCGATGATACAAGGCTACAATTTTGCCTTTGAG tACCACAAGGAGGTGGTGCGCCTGATGTCTGGGGAGTTCAGGCAGAGGATCGGGGAGCGCTACATAGCTTTTGCCCGCAAATGGATGACCTATGTCCTGACGAAATGTGAGAGTGGCAGGGGCACCAAACCAAG GTGGGCGACTCAGGGTTTTGATTTTCTTCAGGCCATTGAACCTGCCTTCATATCAGCGCTGCCAGAGGATGACTTCCTG AATTTACAAGCtttgatgaatgaatgtattGGACATGTGATTGGAAAACCTCACAGCCCAGTCACCGGCCTGTACATTG caccCAGAAATAGTCCTCGTCCTGTAAAGGTCCCTCGTTGCCATAGTGACCCACCAAACCCCAACCTGTTCATCCCTAATGCTGAAGGGTTCAG CTCTCGAAGTCTCCCCTGCGACCTGCGGAACCAGCTGTTCCCCAACGGCCCTCGGCCCGTCCCTCAGGGCCCGGGGGAACACAGCCACACCAAAGCACCCAGCAGCAGCCCCAGTGACGTCAG GGGATCCAGTTTCCACGAGAATGACCGCCTGTCGTCAGTTGCAGCAGAGTTGCATTTCAAATCTCTGAGTCGCCACTCCAGCCCCACGGAGGACAGAGAAG AGCCCTCCTATCCTAAGGGAGACCCTAACAGCGCTGCACGGCGAAGCTGGGAGCTCCGCACTTTTATAAGCCAGTCCAAGG aCACAGCAGCCAGGCAAAGCCCCATGGAGGCCGTGCGTCGCTCCATTCGCAAGTTTGAGGACAAGCGCTACGCCGTGATGAAGCAGCGCAACATCATCGGCCAAGTGTGCCACACACCCAAGTCTTATGACAACGTCATGCATGTTGGGCTCAGGAAAGTGACCTTCAAATGGCAGAGGGGCAACAAGATAG GTGAGGGCCAGTATGGGAAGGTGTACACCTGCATCAATGTCGACACTGGAGAGCTAATGGCCATGAAGGAG ATCCGATTCCAGCCAAATGATCATAAAACAATCAAGGAGACTGCAGATGAGCTGAAAATATTTGAAGGCATTAAACACCCGAACTTGGTGCGATACTTTGGAGTAGAGCTCCATCGG GAGGAGATGTACATCTTCATGGAGTACTGTGATGAGGGCACTCTGGAGGAGGTGTCCAGACTGGGGCTGCAGGAACATGTCATCAGGCTCTACAGTAAACAGATCACTACAGCCATCAACGTCCTCCACGAACACGGCATCGTCCACCGGGATATCAAGG GAGCCAACATCTTTTTGACATCATCAGGCCTGATCAAGCTGGGTGACTTTGGTTGCTCAGTCAAGTTGAGGAACAACACTCACACAATGCCAGGGGAGGTGAACAGCACACTGGGAACAGCAG cATACATGGCACCTGAGGTCATCACCCGAGCAAAGGGTGAAGGTCATGGACGAGCAGCGGACATCTGGAGTCTGGGCTGTGTTCTCATTGAGATGGTGACTGGAAAG AGGCCCTGGCACGAGTATGAGCACAACTTCCAGATCATGTACAAAGTGGGAATGGGCCATAAACCCCCCATCCCGGAGAAGCTGAGCACAGAGGGGAAGGACTTCCTCGGCCACTGTCTGGAGAGCGAACCCAAGCGCCGCTGGACAGCTAGCATGCTGCTAGACCACCCGTTTGTCAAG GTTTGTACGGATGAAGAGTGA